The nucleotide window AAGGCTGCCCTCCATGATGCCGCAAAAAATCTTCATGTGCGGAGACCCAGGATTATTGGAGTCACCGTGCTCACGAGCATCGATGACCAGGAACTGCAACGGATGGGGATCGAGATACCGGTCTATGAATTGACGAAAAAACTTGCCCTCCTCGCAAAGGAGGCAGGCCTTGATGGTGTGGTCGCCGGCGGGAGCGAGATAGAGATGATACGCAGCCTGTGCGGGAAAGACTTCATTATACTTACGCCCGGCGTAAGGATTGAAGAAAAGAAGGATGACCAGAAAAGGACCATTACGCCGGTAGAGGCTATCCAGAAAGGAGCCACATACATAGTCCTCGGCAGGGCGGTACGGGACAGCAAGAACCCGCAACAACTGCTGGCAAAGATCAGCGAGGATATAAAGCATGTCCTTTCTCACAAATAGGAACAGCATACTCGAAACCCTCAGGGAACACCCCGAAAAGGTTCGGAAGCTCTGGATAGAAGCAGG belongs to Syntrophorhabdaceae bacterium and includes:
- the pyrF gene encoding orotidine-5'-phosphate decarboxylase, with the protein product MDPKEKLVFALDVEHFQEAQKLVMEFKDHVGMFKVGKQLFTHCGPKIVDFIKLKKSKVFLDLKYHDIPNTVAKAAIEAAKLGVDILNVHTTGGFTMMKEAKAALHDAAKNLHVRRPRIIGVTVLTSIDDQELQRMGIEIPVYELTKKLALLAKEAGLDGVVAGGSEIEMIRSLCGKDFIILTPGVRIEEKKDDQKRTITPVEAIQKGATYIVLGRAVRDSKNPQQLLAKISEDIKHVLSHK